Proteins found in one Arthrobacter pascens genomic segment:
- a CDS encoding DUF6707 family protein produces the protein MTQTPAARHYSEQQAGSLKTGDQLLLPDGERTAEIQQAELESDDFGTPALVLASLSGGGTVRIAAGSTVKVVDASPDAVTQLPVPENHAEEADSAPAAPAVVVPPLPAIPPAVSGPGAEELALIPALQGTPESVVEGVAQAHPDSVGVLLLADKLAKGINFKSGSCLKDLSDLAHELFIALKDPDGSLAVADLLNVLPFDGNPGRWASVEASLALSSYICHQDGQEARAGVYEKLLRSPETQETDPFKSRMNAKVRQRSLNEPNLYDKEIFRSIDNSNHEAEREWRLLRLESLLFLRAHGGSETVGLGELQRRISNELEAVRI, from the coding sequence ATGACCCAAACCCCAGCCGCCCGGCACTACAGCGAACAGCAGGCTGGATCTCTGAAGACCGGCGATCAGCTTCTCCTTCCCGATGGTGAACGTACCGCCGAAATCCAGCAGGCAGAGCTTGAGTCCGACGATTTCGGTACCCCCGCCCTCGTCTTGGCCAGCCTCTCCGGCGGCGGTACCGTCCGCATCGCGGCCGGCTCAACGGTGAAGGTTGTGGACGCATCTCCCGACGCCGTCACCCAGCTACCGGTCCCTGAGAACCACGCGGAGGAGGCGGACTCAGCCCCAGCGGCTCCCGCCGTCGTCGTACCTCCCCTGCCGGCCATCCCGCCCGCGGTGAGCGGGCCCGGAGCGGAAGAGCTCGCACTGATTCCCGCCCTGCAGGGGACACCGGAATCCGTGGTCGAGGGTGTCGCCCAGGCCCACCCGGATTCCGTGGGTGTCCTGCTGCTGGCCGACAAGCTGGCCAAAGGAATCAATTTCAAGTCCGGAAGCTGCCTGAAGGACCTCAGCGACCTGGCCCACGAACTGTTCATCGCGCTCAAGGATCCTGACGGTTCGCTGGCGGTTGCGGATCTCCTTAACGTCCTGCCGTTCGACGGCAATCCCGGCAGGTGGGCCTCCGTCGAGGCGTCGCTGGCGCTGTCCAGCTACATCTGCCACCAGGACGGGCAGGAGGCGCGCGCCGGGGTGTATGAAAAGCTGCTGCGTTCGCCGGAGACCCAGGAGACGGACCCGTTCAAGTCCCGGATGAACGCAAAAGTCCGCCAGCGTTCCCTCAACGAACCCAACCTGTACGACAAAGAGATTTTCCGCTCCATTGACAACTCCAACCATGAGGCCGAGCGGGAATGGCGGCTGCTGCGCCTGGAATCCCTGCTTTTCCTGCGGGCACATGGCGGCTCCGAGACCGTTGGCCTCGGTGAACTCCAGCGCCGGATCAGCAACGAACTCGAGGCAGTCCGGATCTGA
- a CDS encoding TetR/AcrR family transcriptional regulator, translating to MTGKSEQTRLLVAGVALRMFREIGFEKTTMRAIAAEAGISVGNAYYYFASKDDLVQELYVQVQEEHAARAAESLAGVKDLSGRLKATLHAGLDVMAPYHRFGADFISTAIRPTSPVNPFAGESTAAREASLAIFRNAVEGASPSAPKKLRGDLPELLWLGYMGIALFWVYDTSEGQRRTRRLVDGAVPLVVRGLSLARLPGVSKVLDDVLNLSRSVRD from the coding sequence GTGACGGGCAAGAGCGAACAGACAAGGCTGTTGGTGGCCGGCGTGGCGCTGCGCATGTTTCGGGAGATCGGATTCGAGAAGACCACCATGCGTGCCATCGCAGCGGAGGCCGGGATCTCCGTGGGGAACGCCTACTACTACTTCGCATCCAAGGACGACCTGGTCCAGGAGCTCTACGTCCAAGTGCAGGAGGAGCATGCAGCCAGGGCGGCGGAGTCCCTGGCGGGCGTTAAGGATCTGAGCGGTCGGCTCAAGGCCACGCTGCATGCGGGGCTGGACGTCATGGCTCCGTACCACCGCTTTGGTGCCGACTTCATCTCCACCGCCATCCGGCCGACGTCTCCCGTCAACCCGTTCGCCGGGGAGTCGACGGCGGCTCGCGAGGCTTCACTGGCGATCTTCCGCAATGCGGTGGAGGGTGCCAGCCCGTCCGCCCCGAAAAAGCTCCGCGGCGATCTCCCTGAACTCTTGTGGCTGGGCTATATGGGGATCGCCCTCTTCTGGGTGTACGACACCTCCGAGGGTCAGCGCAGAACGCGGAGACTGGTGGACGGCGCCGTTCCCCTGGTTGTCCGGGGGCTGTCGCTGGCGAGGCTCCCGGGCGTCAGCAAGGTCTTGGACGATGTCCTCAATCTGAGCCGCAGCGTCCGGGATTAA
- a CDS encoding queuosine precursor transporter produces MPSAPGPDALPLTDPAGTAPKFASIGSPYFGIMLAFMAVVLILSNIGASKGVAIGPIITDGGFFLFPLAYILGDVISEVYGFRVARKAIFTTFALSVFASVCYWVIIALPGFDDEFGTSKQAALEGALGPVPQIVLASLLAFLAGQTINSWILVKMKARSGEKSLWARLMGSSGAGEFVDTLIFCSIAASVIGITDFGTFVNYVVVGFVYKTLVEFLFVPVTSLVIGRIKKREPSYGAA; encoded by the coding sequence ATGCCCTCCGCACCAGGCCCTGACGCCCTGCCCCTTACAGACCCCGCAGGAACCGCACCGAAGTTTGCTTCGATCGGCTCGCCCTACTTCGGCATCATGCTGGCCTTTATGGCCGTCGTTCTGATCCTGTCCAATATCGGCGCCTCCAAGGGCGTTGCCATCGGCCCCATCATCACCGACGGCGGCTTTTTCCTCTTCCCGCTGGCCTACATCCTGGGCGATGTCATCAGCGAGGTCTACGGCTTCCGGGTTGCGCGCAAGGCTATTTTCACCACGTTCGCCCTGTCCGTCTTCGCCTCGGTCTGCTACTGGGTGATCATCGCCCTGCCCGGCTTCGACGACGAGTTCGGAACATCCAAGCAGGCGGCCCTGGAAGGTGCCTTGGGACCGGTTCCGCAGATCGTTCTGGCATCCCTGCTCGCGTTCCTGGCAGGGCAGACCATCAACTCGTGGATCCTGGTCAAGATGAAGGCGCGGTCCGGGGAGAAGTCCTTGTGGGCGCGGCTGATGGGATCGTCGGGCGCCGGCGAATTTGTGGACACCCTCATCTTCTGCAGCATCGCCGCCTCGGTCATTGGCATCACAGACTTCGGCACTTTCGTGAACTACGTGGTGGTGGGCTTTGTCTACAAGACCCTCGTGGAATTCCTGTTCGTCCCCGTGACGTCCCTGGTGATCGGCCGGATCAAGAAGCGCGAACCCAGCTACGGCGCGGCGTAG
- a CDS encoding VOC family protein: MLRVRPIHFTSRPEPWESLLTALGMVKTADAGSWREFDAGAGRLGLHIAQAGAPDDGTTVFGVEVGDLEEFARRTNFASEDTGTTPAELIQADHGMSCRITGKDGFSFLADPATRAKDGTWATSPDADPALAVVGVWFTEDAADAAQSLRDIGGRFRPSPDADETADFMAKNGGVLMVRPASGPPRSGLGFEYDGDLDALQDRLAAAGLEVLLTEEAFGRTLHVANPDAADGATGPHIPSTLWITKR, encoded by the coding sequence ATGCTGCGTGTCCGCCCCATACACTTCACCTCCAGGCCGGAACCCTGGGAGTCGCTGCTCACGGCCCTGGGCATGGTCAAGACCGCGGATGCCGGCTCCTGGCGGGAGTTCGACGCCGGGGCGGGGCGGCTCGGCCTTCACATCGCACAGGCAGGCGCCCCCGACGACGGCACCACAGTCTTCGGCGTAGAGGTAGGCGATCTGGAAGAGTTCGCCCGACGGACCAATTTTGCCTCCGAGGACACGGGCACCACCCCGGCCGAGCTGATCCAGGCGGACCACGGAATGTCCTGCCGGATCACGGGGAAGGACGGCTTCAGCTTCCTGGCAGATCCGGCCACCCGCGCGAAGGACGGCACCTGGGCGACCTCTCCGGACGCCGACCCGGCCCTCGCCGTCGTGGGGGTGTGGTTCACGGAGGATGCAGCCGACGCCGCCCAGTCGCTGCGGGACATCGGCGGCCGCTTCCGTCCCTCCCCGGATGCCGATGAAACGGCCGACTTCATGGCCAAGAACGGCGGCGTACTGATGGTGCGACCCGCTTCCGGCCCGCCCCGGTCCGGCCTGGGGTTTGAGTACGACGGCGACCTCGATGCCCTTCAGGACCGCCTCGCCGCCGCCGGGCTGGAGGTGCTCCTGACGGAGGAGGCCTTCGGACGCACGCTTCACGTCGCCAATCCGGACGCCGCCGATGGCGCCACCGGCCCGCACATACCTTCCACGCTCTGGATCACGAAGCGCTGA
- a CDS encoding NUDIX hydrolase family protein, giving the protein MNLRTPDPNPGWLSEEDLFEARGRLPMVYVEAVPVRLDPLGFVNEVGTLLQADEDGTMIRSLVSGRVIYRETIRAALLRHMEKDLGPLAFPQLPISPVPFTVAEYFPAPSQTGFTDERQHAVSLAYVIPVTGECEPRQDALELTWMTPEEVLSPDVQLEFSGGRGALVRQALAFAGVGL; this is encoded by the coding sequence ATGAACCTTCGCACACCTGACCCGAATCCCGGCTGGCTTTCTGAAGAGGACCTCTTTGAGGCACGCGGGAGGCTCCCCATGGTTTATGTGGAAGCTGTTCCGGTCAGGCTGGATCCGCTGGGTTTCGTGAACGAGGTGGGCACCCTGCTGCAGGCCGACGAGGACGGCACCATGATCCGTTCGCTTGTATCAGGCCGCGTCATCTACCGCGAGACCATCCGCGCCGCGCTCCTCCGCCATATGGAAAAGGACCTGGGGCCGCTGGCCTTCCCGCAGCTGCCCATCAGCCCGGTGCCCTTCACCGTGGCGGAATACTTCCCGGCCCCCTCCCAGACCGGCTTCACGGACGAACGCCAACACGCCGTGTCATTGGCCTACGTCATCCCGGTGACCGGGGAGTGCGAGCCCCGCCAGGATGCGCTGGAGCTGACCTGGATGACCCCTGAGGAAGTGCTCAGCCCCGATGTCCAGCTCGAATTCAGCGGCGGCCGCGGTGCGCTGGTCCGCCAGGCCCTGGCGTTTGCTGGAGTGGGCCTCTGA
- a CDS encoding ABC transporter ATP-binding protein: MTDSYTSRDAPSRLPEPRIAASVAPSTNSHLQIIDVTKNFGSQAVLKGVNLSVAKGGTTAIVGPSGSGKTTLLRLIAGFEHPATGSIALNDTKVAGDGVWLPAHKRHVGYVAQDGALFPHLTVGQNVAFGLDSAKLPGGRRGVAGRITELLEMVSLDPAMAKRRPHQLSGGQQQRVALARALAREPELMLLDEPFSALDAGLRVATRRAVANVLNKAGVTTILVTHDQAEALSFADQVAVMRGGRLAQIGNPFVVYTRPADRATAEFLGDAVILDAWMEGSLATCSLGGIPVRRPPAQGRVQLMLRPEQIRIAEDGPIRGVVVDTDYFGPETTVRLKLAIPPELARTDHRYPGGGEIITIRHWNASIARPGMELCLRVVGEAVAFPLDE, translated from the coding sequence GTGACCGATTCCTACACTTCGCGTGATGCTCCCTCAAGGCTTCCGGAACCTCGGATCGCCGCCTCCGTGGCTCCCTCCACCAACAGCCACCTGCAAATCATTGATGTCACCAAGAACTTCGGGTCCCAGGCCGTCCTGAAGGGGGTCAATCTGTCAGTGGCCAAGGGCGGGACCACCGCCATTGTGGGACCCTCCGGCTCCGGCAAGACCACTCTCCTGCGGCTGATCGCGGGTTTTGAGCATCCGGCCACCGGCAGCATTGCGCTCAATGACACCAAGGTGGCGGGCGACGGCGTCTGGCTGCCCGCGCACAAACGTCACGTGGGATATGTTGCCCAGGACGGCGCACTTTTCCCGCACCTCACGGTGGGCCAGAATGTTGCCTTCGGGCTGGACAGTGCCAAACTTCCGGGCGGCCGGCGCGGGGTTGCTGGCCGGATCACTGAGCTGCTGGAGATGGTGTCCCTGGACCCGGCGATGGCCAAGAGGCGTCCACACCAGCTTTCCGGCGGCCAGCAGCAACGGGTGGCGCTGGCCCGGGCGTTGGCACGCGAACCGGAACTGATGCTGCTGGATGAACCGTTCTCGGCCCTGGATGCCGGGCTCCGCGTCGCCACCCGGCGGGCCGTGGCCAACGTCCTGAACAAGGCAGGAGTCACCACCATCCTGGTGACCCACGACCAAGCGGAGGCCTTGTCCTTCGCGGACCAGGTGGCGGTGATGCGCGGCGGCAGGCTGGCCCAGATAGGCAACCCCTTTGTGGTGTACACCCGCCCGGCGGACCGTGCCACCGCGGAGTTCCTGGGTGACGCCGTCATCCTGGATGCCTGGATGGAAGGCTCACTGGCCACCTGCTCGCTTGGCGGCATTCCGGTCCGCCGGCCGCCCGCCCAAGGCCGGGTGCAGCTGATGCTGCGGCCCGAACAGATCCGCATCGCCGAGGACGGCCCCATCCGCGGCGTGGTGGTGGACACGGACTACTTCGGTCCGGAAACCACAGTACGACTCAAACTGGCCATACCCCCTGAGCTCGCAAGAACCGACCACCGCTACCCCGGCGGCGGCGAAATCATCACCATCCGGCACTGGAACGCGTCCATCGCGCGGCCCGGAATGGAACTCTGCCTGCGTGTGGTGGGCGAAGCCGTGGCATTTCCGCTGGACGAGTGA
- a CDS encoding SRPBCC domain-containing protein, which translates to MTNNLSVVVNADAPQVWTMLREPSRVAQWHGWEADDLDAEIKEIYFGSNVVEAPDHTSLTTDGGDVFELKPVPAGTRVSVTRAAKDHNSEWAAWDEDITQGWLTFLQQLRFALERHPHGKRHTSFFQVPGGPGSAIEKLGLSNVPKPGENYELTLGTGEEISGKVWYRSNHQVGLTVNGYAEHGDGLLIVADQPVIDEVRPDGGSMVIISTYDLGAHSLESVRALWDGWRAENYPTSEPIS; encoded by the coding sequence ATGACGAACAATTTGAGCGTGGTGGTAAATGCCGATGCGCCGCAGGTTTGGACCATGCTGCGCGAACCGTCCAGGGTGGCCCAGTGGCACGGCTGGGAGGCGGACGACCTGGACGCCGAAATCAAGGAAATCTACTTCGGCAGCAACGTAGTTGAAGCCCCGGACCACACGAGCCTGACCACCGACGGCGGCGACGTCTTTGAGCTCAAACCCGTGCCTGCCGGGACACGGGTCAGCGTGACCCGCGCGGCCAAGGACCACAACTCGGAGTGGGCGGCCTGGGACGAGGACATCACCCAGGGCTGGCTGACATTCCTGCAACAGCTCAGGTTCGCTTTGGAACGCCACCCGCACGGCAAGCGGCACACTTCGTTCTTCCAGGTTCCGGGTGGTCCCGGCTCCGCCATAGAAAAACTGGGGCTTTCCAACGTGCCAAAGCCCGGTGAGAACTATGAACTGACCCTTGGCACCGGGGAGGAGATCTCTGGCAAGGTCTGGTACCGGAGCAACCACCAGGTGGGGCTGACCGTCAATGGCTACGCCGAGCACGGTGACGGTCTGCTGATTGTGGCCGACCAGCCCGTCATCGACGAAGTCAGGCCCGACGGCGGCTCCATGGTGATCATCTCCACCTACGATCTGGGCGCCCACAGCCTGGAGTCCGTGCGCGCGCTCTGGGACGGCTGGCGTGCTGAGAACTACCCCACATCCGAGCCGATCAGCTGA
- a CDS encoding ABC transporter permease: MTTDLSAPPTRGSTTTAGRGNSPRPPFGVSVVSVLAVLIALFSLIPLGYVVYMTAATGWDTAVELIFRPRVGELLLNTVLLILFTVPLCLILGVGGAWLVERTTLRAHRIWAVLLAAPLAIPAFVNSYAWVSAVPSLEGLGSGVLIATLSYFPLVYIPAAATLSRLDPAIEQSASALGLGAWRVFFRVVLPQLRLAITGGALLVALHLLAEYGAFAMIRFDTFTTAIMVQFQSTFNGTAGNMLASVLVFFCLILLLLEARGRGSARYARVGSGAQAKALRLPLHAYQVPAQLFLLTLTALAFGLPLFFVLRWIVAGGTGVWAADEFLPALLQTLGYGLAGALVTTAVAFPMAYLAVRHPSWFSKSLELSNYITSSLPGIVVGLAFVTVSIRLVPGVYQTAGVLVAAYVLLFLPRALVNLRAGLAQAPKELDEAAQSLGKPPLLSFIRVTLRLSAPAAAGGAALVFLAITNELTATLLLSPNGTRTLATEFWSKSSEIDYSGAAPYALLMILLSAPMTYLLFQQSKKVAGQ, from the coding sequence GTGACCACTGATCTATCGGCTCCCCCCACCAGGGGGAGCACGACGACGGCGGGCCGGGGCAACAGCCCCCGCCCGCCTTTCGGCGTTTCCGTGGTGTCCGTCCTGGCAGTGCTGATCGCACTGTTCTCCCTGATCCCGCTCGGCTACGTGGTCTACATGACCGCCGCAACCGGGTGGGACACCGCCGTCGAACTGATCTTCCGGCCCCGCGTCGGTGAGCTGCTGCTCAACACCGTGCTGCTGATTCTCTTCACCGTTCCGCTGTGCCTCATCCTCGGCGTGGGCGGAGCCTGGCTGGTGGAGCGGACCACGCTGCGTGCGCACCGGATCTGGGCGGTGCTCCTCGCAGCGCCCCTGGCCATTCCGGCCTTTGTGAACAGCTATGCCTGGGTATCGGCCGTCCCGTCCCTTGAGGGGCTGGGGTCGGGAGTCCTGATCGCCACACTGTCCTACTTCCCACTGGTCTATATCCCGGCGGCCGCCACGCTCAGCCGGCTTGATCCGGCCATCGAACAGTCCGCGTCCGCGCTGGGACTCGGCGCCTGGCGTGTCTTCTTCCGTGTGGTGCTCCCGCAGCTCCGCCTTGCCATCACCGGCGGGGCGCTGCTGGTGGCCCTGCACCTGCTCGCCGAATACGGCGCCTTTGCCATGATCCGCTTTGATACCTTCACCACCGCGATCATGGTCCAGTTCCAGTCCACCTTCAACGGCACCGCCGGCAACATGCTGGCCAGCGTGCTGGTGTTCTTCTGCCTGATCCTGCTGCTCCTGGAAGCCCGCGGCCGCGGCTCCGCCCGGTACGCGCGGGTGGGATCCGGCGCCCAGGCCAAGGCCCTGCGTCTGCCGCTGCACGCATACCAGGTTCCTGCCCAGCTTTTCCTGCTGACGCTCACCGCCCTGGCCTTCGGGCTCCCGCTGTTCTTTGTCCTGCGCTGGATCGTGGCCGGCGGCACCGGCGTCTGGGCGGCGGATGAGTTCCTGCCGGCACTCCTGCAGACCCTTGGCTACGGGCTGGCAGGTGCTCTGGTAACCACCGCCGTCGCGTTCCCCATGGCCTACCTTGCCGTCCGGCACCCCAGCTGGTTCAGCAAATCCCTGGAACTCTCCAACTACATCACCAGCTCCCTGCCGGGCATCGTGGTGGGCCTGGCATTTGTAACCGTAAGCATCCGTCTGGTCCCCGGCGTGTACCAGACTGCCGGAGTGCTGGTGGCAGCCTACGTCCTGCTGTTCCTGCCGCGCGCCTTGGTGAACCTCCGCGCCGGCCTGGCACAGGCACCCAAGGAACTGGACGAGGCAGCCCAGTCCCTGGGCAAACCGCCGCTGCTGTCGTTTATCCGGGTCACGCTCCGCCTCAGTGCTCCCGCGGCAGCCGGCGGTGCGGCCCTGGTCTTCCTGGCCATCACCAACGAGCTCACCGCCACACTGCTGCTGTCCCCCAACGGCACGCGCACCCTCGCCACCGAATTCTGGAGCAAGAGCAGCGAGATCGACTACTCCGGCGCCGCGCCTTATGCGCTGCTGATGATCCTGCTCTCCGCACCCATGACCTATCTCCTCTTCCAGCAGTCCAAGAAAGTGGCCGGACAGTGA
- the tgt gene encoding tRNA guanosine(34) transglycosylase Tgt, translated as MPAAPAAAAAAAGQSEFSFRVGTRVAESCAPSGALVAANGGEFRGRTGTISTPHGEIRTPAFIAVGTKATVKSVLPESMAELGAQALLANAYHLYLQPGPEILDEAGGLGAFMNWPGPTFTDSGGFQVMSLGSGFKKVIDMKSVDASGPDDAVAPGKERLAHIDDDGVWFKSHLNGDRHRFSPEISMQVQHQIGADIMFAFDELTTLQNSRRYQEESLERTRLWALRCLDEHFRLTSGRAGKPYQALFGVIQGAQYEDLRRKACRDLGAMPFDGYGIGGALEKENLGTIVRWCNEELPEDKPRHLLGISEPDDIFTAIENGADTFDCVSPTRVARNSAFYTPTGRYNLSGAKYKRDFGPLQEGCDCYACRNYSRAYIHHLYKAKEMLSATLISIHNERFVVKMVDDARLAIESGRFFDFKAETLAQYYS; from the coding sequence ATGCCCGCCGCTCCTGCCGCTGCCGCCGCTGCCGCCGGGCAGTCGGAATTCTCCTTCCGGGTCGGCACGCGCGTGGCCGAAAGCTGCGCCCCGTCGGGAGCCTTGGTGGCAGCCAACGGCGGCGAATTCCGGGGCCGGACCGGCACCATCAGCACCCCCCATGGGGAGATCCGTACGCCGGCGTTCATCGCCGTCGGGACCAAAGCCACGGTGAAGTCCGTGCTGCCGGAATCCATGGCCGAACTCGGGGCGCAGGCGCTCCTGGCCAACGCCTACCATCTCTACCTTCAGCCGGGCCCGGAGATCCTGGACGAAGCCGGCGGGCTGGGCGCGTTCATGAACTGGCCCGGTCCCACCTTCACGGATTCCGGCGGGTTCCAGGTGATGAGCCTGGGTTCGGGCTTCAAGAAGGTCATCGACATGAAGTCTGTTGACGCTTCCGGGCCGGACGACGCCGTCGCCCCCGGGAAGGAACGGCTGGCACACATTGACGACGACGGAGTGTGGTTCAAGAGCCATCTCAATGGGGACCGCCACCGCTTCTCCCCGGAAATCTCCATGCAGGTCCAGCACCAAATCGGCGCGGACATCATGTTCGCCTTCGACGAACTGACCACGTTGCAGAACTCACGCCGCTACCAGGAGGAATCCCTGGAGCGGACCCGGTTATGGGCACTGCGCTGCCTGGACGAGCACTTCCGGCTGACCTCCGGGCGTGCGGGCAAGCCCTACCAGGCGCTGTTTGGGGTGATCCAGGGGGCACAGTACGAGGACCTTCGCCGCAAGGCTTGCCGGGACCTCGGTGCCATGCCGTTCGATGGCTACGGCATCGGCGGTGCGCTGGAAAAGGAAAACCTGGGCACCATCGTGCGCTGGTGCAACGAGGAGCTCCCCGAGGACAAGCCGCGGCACCTCCTGGGCATCTCCGAGCCCGACGACATTTTCACGGCCATCGAGAACGGCGCGGACACCTTTGACTGTGTCTCCCCCACCCGCGTGGCCCGCAACTCGGCCTTCTATACGCCCACAGGCCGCTACAACCTCTCTGGCGCAAAGTACAAACGTGACTTCGGGCCGCTGCAGGAAGGCTGCGACTGCTACGCCTGCCGCAACTACTCGCGGGCGTACATCCACCACCTGTACAAGGCCAAGGAAATGCTCTCGGCCACGCTCATCTCCATCCATAACGAGCGGTTTGTGGTGAAGATGGTGGACGACGCCCGGCTGGCCATCGAATCCGGCCGTTTCTTCGATTTCAAGGCCGAGACCTTGGCGCAGTACTACTCCTGA
- a CDS encoding YdeI/OmpD-associated family protein yields MAIELEELLVPDAQAWRAWLEANHADSPGVWLVLHKKGGDVTELDYEAALLEALCFGWIDGQARKRDAGSSFQRMTPRRPRSPWSKRNVARIARLEEAGKMTAAGRAAVDSAKADGRWEAAYAGQATAEVPADLAEAIAAVPAAQEMFDVLTSVNRYALVYRTNAVKRAATRERKIAGFVEMLARGETPYPQQKKAARGQ; encoded by the coding sequence ATGGCGATTGAACTCGAGGAACTGTTGGTGCCCGACGCCCAGGCCTGGCGGGCCTGGCTTGAGGCAAACCATGCAGACAGCCCGGGCGTGTGGCTGGTGCTTCATAAGAAGGGCGGCGACGTTACGGAACTGGACTACGAGGCGGCGCTGCTGGAGGCGCTCTGCTTCGGCTGGATCGACGGCCAGGCCAGGAAACGGGACGCCGGAAGCTCCTTTCAGCGCATGACGCCCCGCCGCCCCAGGAGCCCGTGGTCAAAGCGGAACGTGGCTCGGATTGCCCGGTTGGAGGAAGCCGGGAAGATGACCGCCGCCGGCAGGGCCGCCGTCGACAGTGCCAAGGCGGACGGCCGCTGGGAGGCGGCCTATGCAGGGCAGGCGACGGCGGAGGTTCCCGCAGACCTGGCCGAGGCCATAGCTGCCGTCCCCGCGGCGCAGGAGATGTTCGATGTCCTCACCTCCGTGAACCGGTACGCCCTGGTCTACCGGACGAATGCGGTGAAAAGAGCGGCCACCAGGGAACGGAAGATTGCCGGCTTTGTGGAGATGCTGGCCCGCGGCGAGACCCCGTACCCGCAGCAGAAGAAGGCGGCCCGTGGCCAATAG
- a CDS encoding type IV toxin-antitoxin system AbiEi family antitoxin domain-containing protein produces MTEPQPSPHPRLPETGSLWRTQELLDLGVGKRSIAALVAAGTLVRLRHGCYIRGSAWTKQGPGVRNLQLIHAHAHGTRTTSTGSFRYSHTSGARLRGLYLWKVDNRIHLTQRTRPSGDRHGRDVVCHTAELAEADRAVVRGLRTTTLERTAVDCGLLLPYRQALILMDHALRLGADRTMLDAKAAGLDGRRGIRNLRRVLAAADPRSESPGETLTRDLIARLRIPSPEPQVEVMTRRGRYRLDFAWKQRKVALEFDGKAKYFDYRPTEEVLFEERQREKALTEDGWTVIRIEWKDLFRELEFRNRLLHALGG; encoded by the coding sequence ATGACAGAACCCCAGCCGAGCCCTCACCCCAGGCTTCCGGAAACCGGGAGCCTGTGGCGCACGCAGGAACTGCTGGACCTCGGCGTGGGAAAACGTTCAATCGCCGCACTGGTGGCGGCTGGCACCCTGGTCCGGCTCCGCCACGGCTGCTACATCAGGGGCAGCGCCTGGACGAAGCAGGGGCCCGGTGTCCGGAACCTCCAGCTGATCCACGCCCACGCGCATGGAACACGCACGACGTCGACGGGCAGCTTCCGCTACAGCCACACCTCGGGTGCGCGGCTCCGCGGACTTTACCTCTGGAAGGTTGACAACCGGATCCACCTGACGCAGCGTACGCGACCGTCCGGGGACCGCCACGGCCGCGACGTCGTCTGCCACACGGCGGAGTTGGCCGAGGCCGACCGGGCCGTAGTCAGGGGCCTTCGTACCACCACGCTGGAACGGACCGCCGTCGATTGCGGCCTGCTGCTTCCATACCGGCAGGCGCTCATCCTCATGGACCACGCACTCCGCCTTGGAGCGGACAGGACCATGCTGGATGCCAAGGCTGCGGGGCTGGACGGACGCCGGGGCATCAGGAACCTCCGGCGCGTGCTCGCGGCCGCCGATCCGAGGTCGGAGTCACCCGGCGAAACCCTGACCCGGGACCTCATCGCCCGGCTGCGAATCCCTTCCCCGGAGCCCCAAGTCGAAGTGATGACCCGCCGCGGCCGTTACCGGCTGGACTTCGCCTGGAAGCAAAGGAAAGTGGCCCTCGAGTTCGACGGGAAGGCCAAGTACTTCGACTACCGGCCAACAGAGGAGGTGCTCTTCGAGGAAAGGCAGCGGGAGAAGGCCCTCACAGAGGACGGCTGGACCGTCATCCGGATCGAATGGAAGGACCTGTTCCGGGAACTGGAGTTCAGGAACCGCCTGCTGCACGCCCTGGGTGGCTGA